The Thermosulfurimonas sp. F29 genome includes a window with the following:
- the murF gene encoding UDP-N-acetylmuramoyl-tripeptide--D-alanyl-D-alanine ligase: MSYLDTEEVIKACGGILMNGDMGIPFSGVSTDTRTLRPGELFVALKGKRFDGHDFWREALDRGAKGLVISRIPEGMRLEDCPRTVSVILVRDTLLALGELARYLRVKRGLRVLAISGSCGKTSTKEMCAAVLSRRFRVFRNPGNFNNLVGLPLSLLAVPEGTEAGVFELGVSVPGEMSRLREILEPDAALLTNVRPAHLEGLGSLERVLEEKFRLYAELPETAHLIVNRDEEEIYRRTRDLPHPRITYGLHIEAEVRAEDIRVRPEGTVFTPWVEGRRLEPVRLHFLGDHFVRNALAAVAAGLVFGVPPEEAFSALSELRPLPGRLRPVRTPRYLILDDTYNANPGSVYEALRVFWEAGQEFSPRVVVLGDMLELGPEAERWHEAVGRQAGQVAHLVIAVGDKAGVVAEAARRSGARTRAYSTVEELLSELEIPEGAAVLVKGSRALALERVVEKLREV; encoded by the coding sequence ATGAGCTATCTTGACACCGAAGAGGTGATAAAGGCCTGCGGGGGCATCCTCATGAACGGGGACATGGGGATTCCCTTTTCCGGGGTCTCCACCGACACCCGGACCCTGCGTCCCGGGGAGCTTTTCGTGGCCCTTAAGGGAAAACGCTTTGACGGGCACGATTTCTGGCGCGAGGCCCTGGATCGGGGGGCCAAAGGGCTGGTGATCTCCCGCATACCCGAGGGGATGCGTCTCGAGGATTGTCCCCGGACCGTCTCCGTAATCCTGGTCAGGGACACCCTGCTGGCGCTGGGGGAGCTGGCCCGTTACCTGCGCGTCAAACGCGGTCTCAGGGTGCTGGCCATCTCCGGTTCCTGCGGGAAGACCTCCACCAAGGAGATGTGTGCCGCGGTGCTTTCCAGGCGCTTTCGGGTCTTCAGGAACCCCGGAAACTTCAACAACCTGGTGGGACTTCCCCTTTCGCTCCTTGCGGTGCCCGAGGGCACCGAGGCCGGGGTCTTCGAGCTGGGGGTGAGCGTGCCCGGCGAGATGAGCCGCCTGCGGGAGATCCTGGAGCCGGACGCGGCGCTTCTCACCAATGTGCGTCCCGCGCATCTGGAGGGGCTGGGGTCCCTCGAGAGGGTTCTCGAGGAGAAGTTCCGGCTCTACGCGGAGCTTCCGGAAACGGCCCACCTCATCGTGAACCGGGACGAGGAGGAGATCTACCGGCGGACCCGCGACCTTCCTCATCCCCGCATCACCTACGGGCTGCACATCGAGGCCGAGGTGCGGGCCGAGGACATTCGGGTGCGTCCGGAGGGCACGGTGTTCACCCCCTGGGTGGAGGGACGCCGTCTGGAGCCGGTGCGGCTTCACTTTCTGGGGGACCACTTCGTGCGCAACGCGCTGGCCGCGGTGGCCGCGGGGCTGGTCTTCGGGGTACCCCCGGAGGAGGCGTTTTCGGCGCTGTCGGAGCTGCGCCCCCTGCCCGGGCGCCTGCGTCCCGTGCGCACCCCCCGGTACCTTATCCTGGACGACACCTACAACGCCAATCCCGGTTCCGTGTACGAGGCCCTGCGGGTCTTCTGGGAAGCGGGGCAGGAGTTTTCGCCGAGGGTGGTCGTTCTGGGGGATATGCTGGAGCTGGGTCCCGAGGCCGAGAGGTGGCACGAGGCCGTGGGGCGTCAGGCCGGGCAGGTGGCCCATCTGGTGATAGCCGTGGGGGATAAGGCCGGGGTGGTGGCCGAGGCGGCCCGTCGAAGCGGGGCCCGCACCCGGGCCTATTCCACGGTGGAGGAACTCCTTTCCGAGCTGGAGATCCCCGAGGGCGCGGCGGTGCTGGTCAAAGGGTCGCGGGCGCTGGCCCTGGAAAGGGTGGTTGAGAAACTCAGGGAGGTCTGA
- a CDS encoding UDP-N-acetylmuramoyl-L-alanyl-D-glutamate--2,6-diaminopimelate ligase → MKLRELLCGIEALEVRGEIEVEVSSVEEDSRRVRPGALFVARRGTRTDGHRYIGEAVRRGAVAVVREDPPDPALTVPQIRVPESGEALGLLLSALYRHPERDLTLIGITGTNGKSSVTWMVHRALRRAGRIAGLVGTLLYDTGRRREKARETTPPPVRLYELLSEMREHGAEAAVLEVSSHALDQRRVAGLAFFAAVFTNLSRDHLDYHRDLESYYAAKRRLFTHHLREDGVAVVNVRCPWGRRLAGEIPPGRRIIRVGEDFRIEAVSRRREGLLVRILDPAGVFEVRTALFGDFQAENLLSAWAVLRGLGFSPEELVEHLSGVSAPAGRLEPVAEFRGARVFVDYAHTPEALTAALRSLRHLTSGRLVCVFGCGGNRDRGKRPEMGRVASRLADLVFVTSDNPRFEDPEAIVRDILSGMNGGAPRRVVLERREALREALRSLGPGDVLLVAGKGHEDYQEVRGRRIPFSDAEEIRRLVHELS, encoded by the coding sequence ATGAAACTTAGAGAGCTTCTTTGTGGAATAGAGGCCCTGGAGGTGCGCGGGGAAATCGAGGTGGAGGTCTCCTCGGTGGAGGAGGATTCGCGGCGGGTGCGTCCCGGGGCCCTTTTTGTGGCCCGCCGGGGAACGCGCACCGACGGACACCGCTACATCGGCGAGGCGGTGCGCCGCGGGGCCGTGGCGGTGGTGCGCGAGGATCCCCCTGATCCGGCCCTTACGGTGCCCCAGATCCGGGTGCCCGAGTCCGGGGAGGCCCTGGGCCTCCTGCTTTCGGCCCTTTACCGCCACCCCGAAAGGGACCTCACCCTGATCGGAATCACCGGAACCAACGGAAAGAGTTCGGTGACCTGGATGGTGCATCGGGCCCTTCGGCGGGCCGGTCGAATCGCCGGACTCGTCGGAACCCTGCTCTACGACACCGGCCGGCGCCGGGAAAAGGCCCGGGAGACCACCCCTCCTCCGGTCCGTCTGTACGAATTGCTTTCCGAGATGCGTGAACACGGCGCGGAGGCCGCGGTGCTTGAGGTCTCCTCGCACGCCCTGGATCAGCGCCGGGTAGCGGGGCTTGCGTTTTTCGCGGCGGTGTTCACCAACCTCTCCCGCGATCACCTGGACTATCACCGGGATCTGGAGTCCTATTACGCGGCCAAAAGAAGGCTCTTTACCCATCACCTCCGGGAAGACGGTGTGGCCGTGGTGAATGTCCGGTGTCCCTGGGGGCGCCGGCTCGCCGGGGAGATCCCTCCCGGGAGACGGATTATCCGGGTCGGGGAGGACTTCCGGATCGAGGCGGTTTCGCGCCGGAGGGAGGGTCTTCTGGTGCGGATCCTCGATCCCGCCGGGGTCTTTGAGGTCCGAACCGCTCTTTTCGGGGACTTTCAGGCGGAAAACCTCCTTTCCGCCTGGGCGGTGCTTCGGGGCCTGGGTTTTTCGCCGGAGGAGCTGGTGGAGCACCTCTCCGGGGTTTCGGCCCCGGCGGGACGGCTCGAGCCGGTGGCCGAGTTCCGGGGGGCCCGGGTCTTCGTGGACTACGCGCACACTCCGGAGGCCCTCACCGCGGCCCTTCGGAGTCTCAGGCACCTGACCTCCGGGCGGCTCGTCTGCGTGTTCGGTTGCGGGGGCAATCGCGACCGGGGAAAACGGCCGGAAATGGGGCGGGTGGCCTCGAGGCTGGCCGACCTGGTCTTCGTCACCTCGGACAATCCCCGCTTCGAGGACCCGGAGGCCATCGTGCGGGACATACTTTCCGGCATGAACGGGGGAGCTCCCCGGCGGGTGGTGCTCGAGCGGCGGGAGGCCCTGCGGGAGGCCCTGCGGAGCCTCGGGCCCGGGGATGTGCTGCTGGTGGCCGGAAAAGGCCACGAGGATTATCAGGAGGTCCGGGGTCGGAGGATTCCCTTTTCCGACGCCGAGGAGATTCGGAGGCTGGTGCATGAGCTATCTTGA
- the rsmH gene encoding 16S rRNA (cytosine(1402)-N(4))-methyltransferase RsmH has product MEVRHEPVLLEEVLEGLSVRPGGIYVDGTVGLGGHSEALLRASAPDGFLYGFEWDEDSLRRAERRLSVFSGRFKLFRANFAEAPEILAREGIRVDGILLDLGLSSFLLEGSGRGFSFLREEPLDMRMDTRLPMRAADLVNRLSYPQLVDLLRTYGEEPRAAAIARAIVEARRRKRIETSAELAGIVARAVRPRKRGEHPATLTFQALRIAVNRELENLKRFLTGAPEVLKPGGRLVVISFHSLEDRLVKKAFREDARLKVLTKKPIRPSEEEVRRNPRARSARLRVAERCA; this is encoded by the coding sequence TTGGAAGTCAGACATGAACCGGTCCTGCTGGAGGAGGTGCTGGAGGGGCTTTCCGTGCGCCCGGGGGGGATTTATGTGGACGGCACCGTGGGGCTCGGTGGCCACAGCGAGGCCCTTCTTCGGGCCTCGGCCCCTGACGGCTTCCTCTACGGTTTCGAGTGGGATGAGGACTCGCTCCGGCGGGCCGAAAGGAGGCTCTCGGTCTTCTCCGGGCGCTTCAAACTCTTCCGCGCCAACTTCGCCGAGGCCCCGGAGATCCTCGCCCGGGAGGGGATACGGGTGGACGGAATACTCCTCGATCTGGGCCTTTCGTCCTTTCTCCTGGAGGGCTCGGGAAGGGGGTTCAGTTTCCTGAGGGAGGAGCCTCTGGACATGCGCATGGACACCCGTCTTCCGATGCGAGCCGCCGATCTGGTGAATCGACTCTCCTATCCCCAGCTGGTGGATCTCCTGCGCACCTACGGAGAGGAACCCCGGGCCGCGGCAATCGCCCGGGCCATAGTCGAGGCCCGCAGGAGGAAAAGGATCGAGACCAGCGCCGAACTTGCCGGGATAGTGGCCCGGGCGGTGCGTCCACGCAAACGGGGCGAGCACCCGGCCACCCTTACCTTCCAGGCCCTGCGCATCGCCGTGAATCGCGAACTCGAAAACCTCAAGCGTTTCCTCACCGGAGCCCCGGAGGTGCTCAAACCCGGCGGACGACTGGTGGTGATCTCCTTTCATTCCCTGGAGGATCGCCTGGTCAAGAAGGCCTTTCGAGAGGACGCACGGCTTAAGGTCCTCACCAAAAAACCCATCCGTCCCTCGGAGGAGGAGGTGAGAAGAAATCCCCGGGCCCGAAGCGCCCGGTTGAGGGTGGCGGAGAGATGCGCGTGA
- the mraZ gene encoding division/cell wall cluster transcriptional repressor MraZ codes for MFRGQFRHALDEKGRLSVPRRFRDFLRERYGGAALVVTRLPECLVAYPWEEWRRLEERLLALPQDMPEVRRYLRFVLGSAEECVLDRQGRILLPAHLREVAGITREAILVGLLDRFEIWNPERFEAQQASVEAEFDELSRKVAEIGLGSQT; via the coding sequence ATGTTTCGGGGTCAGTTCCGGCATGCGTTGGACGAGAAGGGGCGGTTGAGCGTACCGCGACGGTTCAGGGACTTCCTGCGGGAGCGCTACGGGGGAGCGGCCCTGGTGGTGACCAGGCTTCCGGAGTGTCTGGTGGCCTACCCCTGGGAGGAATGGCGAAGGCTGGAGGAGCGACTGCTTGCCCTTCCCCAGGACATGCCGGAGGTGCGCCGGTACCTGCGCTTCGTGCTGGGCTCGGCGGAGGAGTGCGTCCTGGATCGCCAGGGGCGCATTCTCCTTCCCGCCCACCTGCGCGAAGTCGCGGGGATCACCCGGGAGGCCATCCTGGTGGGGTTGCTGGATCGGTTCGAGATCTGGAATCCCGAGCGTTTCGAGGCCCAGCAGGCCTCGGTGGAGGCCGAGTTTGACGAATTGTCCCGCAAGGTGGCGGAAATAGGTCTTGGAAGTCAGACATGA
- the murC gene encoding UDP-N-acetylmuramate--L-alanine ligase: MLENRTFHLIGIGGVGMSGLARLLKALGARVSGCDLRTTATTQALRREGIEVFRGHDPSHLHGAEVVVYSSAIPRDHPELAAARTLGLTVLPRAEMLAEIMALHPKSIAVAGSHGKTTTASMIAAVLCRAGLEPTVAIGGRVNNFGVNAKLGRGEYLVAETDESDGSFLFLKPYIGVITNIDREHLDFYADFEAVKRAFVKFAHRVLPEGGLAVCVDDPGVRAVLPQLSGRVIPYGFSPEAELRGEVLSPGPYPETRVYFRGRRLGGFRLRVPGRHNAENALAAVAVGLMLDLSPDEILAGLAEFSGVGRRLELKGEIQGVPVFDDYAHHPREIEATLSALRALYPEKRLLAVFQPHRYTRTRALWRDFLRVLTEPEVLFLTEIYPASERPLPGISGESFFKAVKRIRGERPTLFAPDLEAVGAQVEFFLRPGDVLVTLGAGDVYRVGESLLKDRWLSEAA, translated from the coding sequence ATGCTTGAAAATCGGACCTTTCATCTCATAGGAATCGGCGGGGTGGGCATGAGCGGGCTGGCGCGACTGCTCAAAGCCCTTGGGGCTCGGGTTTCGGGCTGTGACCTGAGGACCACCGCCACCACCCAGGCCCTGCGTCGCGAGGGCATAGAGGTCTTCAGGGGACACGATCCGTCTCACCTGCACGGGGCCGAGGTGGTGGTTTACTCCTCGGCCATCCCGCGGGATCATCCGGAGCTGGCGGCCGCAAGGACTCTGGGGCTCACCGTGCTTCCCCGGGCGGAGATGCTTGCCGAAATCATGGCCCTCCATCCCAAGAGCATCGCCGTGGCCGGTTCCCACGGGAAGACCACCACCGCCTCCATGATCGCGGCGGTGCTCTGCCGGGCGGGGCTCGAGCCCACCGTGGCCATCGGGGGCAGGGTCAACAACTTCGGCGTAAACGCAAAGCTCGGTCGCGGCGAGTACCTGGTGGCCGAAACCGACGAAAGCGACGGCTCCTTCCTCTTCCTCAAGCCCTACATAGGGGTGATCACCAACATAGACCGGGAGCACCTGGACTTTTACGCGGACTTTGAGGCGGTGAAGCGGGCCTTCGTGAAGTTCGCCCACCGGGTGCTTCCCGAGGGAGGGCTTGCGGTGTGCGTGGACGATCCGGGGGTGCGGGCGGTGCTTCCGCAGCTTTCCGGACGGGTGATTCCCTACGGTTTCTCCCCGGAAGCCGAGCTTAGGGGCGAGGTCCTTTCCCCCGGTCCCTATCCGGAGACCCGGGTTTACTTTCGGGGGCGCCGGCTGGGCGGTTTCCGTCTCCGGGTTCCGGGAAGACACAACGCGGAAAACGCCCTGGCCGCGGTGGCCGTGGGCCTGATGCTTGACCTTTCCCCGGACGAGATCCTGGCGGGTCTTGCGGAGTTCTCTGGGGTGGGACGCCGGCTGGAACTCAAGGGCGAGATTCAGGGGGTGCCCGTCTTCGATGATTACGCCCACCATCCCCGGGAGATCGAGGCCACCCTTTCGGCCCTGAGGGCTCTCTATCCGGAAAAGCGCCTGCTGGCCGTGTTTCAGCCCCATCGGTACACCCGCACCCGGGCCCTCTGGCGCGACTTCCTCCGGGTGCTCACCGAACCGGAGGTCCTCTTCCTCACCGAGATATATCCGGCCTCGGAGAGGCCCCTTCCCGGGATAAGCGGGGAGAGCTTTTTCAAGGCCGTAAAGCGAATACGGGGCGAACGCCCCACCCTCTTCGCCCCTGATCTTGAGGCCGTGGGCGCGCAGGTGGAGTTCTTCCTGCGTCCCGGGGATGTGCTGGTGACCCTGGGCGCCGGGGATGTGTACAGGGTTGGGGAA
- the murG gene encoding undecaprenyldiphospho-muramoylpentapeptide beta-N-acetylglucosaminyltransferase, with the protein MRWVIAGGGTGGHLFPALALARRVLESGGAVLMVGCGRRVEELALEGAPFPVATVRGEGVLGRHPLARVRALLALLRGMFQALSLIRRFAADIVFGTGGYSSVPVLFAGSLLRRRLGLHEQNAVPGLANRLCARLVHRVFVSFPGTERYFPRRRVLLSGNPVREEVLAPRPREHSGRGLLVLGGSQGARSLNRLLVDTAGELLSRFPDLYLLHQTGERDEGWVREAYRRKGLSVEVRAFIRDMAWAYAQADLVVSRAGATTVAELCALGKPALYIPFPHATHAHQEKNARVVVEAGGGIVLREGEFSPAEFVARVTELLGDEERLRHMGERARRLFRPQAAETILREMEALAHA; encoded by the coding sequence ATGCGGTGGGTGATTGCCGGGGGCGGAACCGGTGGACACCTGTTTCCGGCGCTGGCCCTGGCCCGCAGGGTGCTTGAGAGCGGGGGAGCGGTGTTGATGGTGGGATGCGGACGCCGGGTGGAGGAGCTGGCGCTTGAGGGAGCGCCCTTTCCCGTGGCCACCGTAAGGGGAGAGGGCGTGCTCGGACGCCATCCCCTGGCCAGGGTCCGGGCCCTTCTCGCCCTCCTGCGGGGGATGTTCCAGGCCCTTTCCCTGATCCGCCGGTTCGCCGCCGACATCGTCTTCGGTACCGGGGGCTACTCCTCGGTCCCGGTCCTTTTCGCCGGAAGCCTCCTGCGCCGTCGCCTGGGACTTCACGAACAGAACGCCGTTCCGGGACTGGCCAACCGCCTCTGCGCCCGTCTGGTGCACCGCGTTTTCGTGAGTTTCCCGGGTACCGAGAGGTATTTCCCCCGGCGCAGGGTGCTTCTTTCCGGGAATCCGGTGCGGGAGGAGGTCCTGGCTCCGCGTCCCCGGGAGCATTCCGGTCGGGGGCTCCTGGTGCTGGGGGGGAGCCAGGGGGCCCGGAGCCTCAACCGGCTTCTGGTGGATACCGCCGGAGAGCTCCTCTCCCGGTTTCCGGATCTCTACCTCCTGCATCAGACCGGCGAACGCGACGAGGGCTGGGTGCGGGAGGCCTACCGCCGGAAGGGGCTTTCCGTGGAGGTCCGGGCCTTCATTCGGGACATGGCCTGGGCCTACGCTCAGGCCGACCTGGTGGTCTCCCGGGCGGGGGCCACCACCGTGGCCGAGCTCTGTGCCCTGGGAAAACCGGCCCTCTACATTCCCTTTCCCCACGCCACCCACGCCCACCAGGAGAAGAACGCCCGGGTGGTGGTGGAGGCCGGGGGAGGGATCGTGCTCCGGGAGGGAGAGTTCTCCCCCGCGGAGTTCGTGGCGCGGGTGACGGAGCTTCTGGGCGACGAGGAACGACTCCGGCACATGGGGGAGCGGGCCCGCAGGCTCTTTCGTCCGCAGGCCGCGGAGACCATTCTTCGGGAAATGGAGGCTCTGGCCCATGCTTGA
- the murD gene encoding UDP-N-acetylmuramoyl-L-alanine--D-glutamate ligase, with amino-acid sequence MLEELRGARAVVLGFGRSGRAAARLLAVFGAEVVVSESRPAEELPQGDLYALSERGVRFETGGHRRQTLLSADLVVVSPGVPPEVFREAQEAGIPVLGELELAFRALRRKEALVAVTGTNGKTTVTAMVSDILRLSGYRVFTGGNFGIPLSEYVLSGEPADRVVLEVSSFQLETIREFAPAVAVILNLTPDHLERYAGLEDYARAKLRLLENLSGGGTGLLPHPGLSGAGGEILLRELPDTRGRILFFGDFPGLPVELRGAEFVLRLFEEEVYGFSGFRPPGRHNRLNFAVAAAAARLVGATPEGVRRALRGFVGFPHRLEYIGSFGGVYFVNDSKATNVDATVKALESLEAPIILIAGGLHKGASYRPLYGLIRKKVRLLVLMGASRFVMAEELSGATETRLTENLAEALAVALREARPGDTVLLSPAAASFDQFSGYEERGEVFRDLVLGYAPKVLAPEERPEVYH; translated from the coding sequence ATGCTTGAGGAACTGCGGGGAGCCAGAGCGGTGGTTCTGGGATTCGGGCGAAGCGGCCGGGCTGCGGCGCGGCTGCTGGCCGTTTTCGGGGCCGAGGTGGTGGTTTCCGAGTCCCGGCCCGCCGAGGAGCTTCCCCAGGGCGACCTTTACGCCCTTTCCGAAAGGGGGGTCCGGTTCGAGACCGGAGGGCACCGGCGACAGACCCTCCTTTCCGCGGACCTGGTGGTGGTGAGCCCCGGGGTGCCGCCGGAGGTGTTCCGGGAGGCGCAGGAGGCCGGAATTCCCGTCCTGGGGGAGTTAGAGCTGGCCTTCCGGGCCCTGCGCAGGAAGGAGGCCCTGGTGGCCGTAACCGGCACCAACGGGAAGACCACCGTCACCGCTATGGTGAGCGACATCCTGCGTCTTTCCGGTTATCGGGTCTTCACCGGCGGCAACTTCGGTATTCCGCTTTCGGAATATGTGCTTTCCGGCGAACCTGCCGACCGGGTGGTGCTGGAGGTATCGAGCTTTCAGCTCGAGACCATCCGGGAGTTCGCTCCGGCGGTGGCGGTCATCCTGAACCTCACCCCCGACCACCTGGAAAGATACGCCGGTCTTGAGGACTACGCCCGGGCCAAGCTCCGTTTGCTGGAAAACCTCTCCGGAGGGGGCACGGGGTTGCTTCCGCACCCCGGTCTTTCCGGGGCCGGGGGAGAGATTCTGCTTCGGGAGCTTCCCGACACCCGCGGACGGATCCTCTTTTTCGGTGACTTTCCCGGACTTCCCGTGGAGTTGCGCGGCGCGGAGTTCGTCCTGAGGCTCTTCGAGGAGGAGGTTTACGGGTTCTCCGGTTTTCGCCCCCCCGGACGCCACAACCGGCTCAACTTCGCGGTGGCCGCGGCAGCGGCCCGACTGGTGGGCGCCACCCCGGAGGGGGTTCGGCGGGCCCTTCGAGGGTTCGTGGGGTTTCCCCACCGTCTGGAGTACATCGGGAGTTTCGGCGGGGTGTATTTCGTGAACGACTCCAAGGCCACCAATGTGGACGCCACGGTCAAGGCCCTGGAAAGCCTCGAGGCCCCCATCATCCTCATCGCCGGGGGTCTTCACAAGGGGGCCTCGTATCGCCCCCTCTACGGGCTGATCAGGAAAAAGGTGCGGCTCCTCGTCCTCATGGGGGCTTCGCGGTTCGTCATGGCCGAGGAGCTTTCCGGGGCCACGGAAACGCGGCTTACGGAAAATCTGGCCGAGGCCCTGGCGGTAGCCCTCCGGGAGGCCCGACCGGGGGATACGGTGCTCCTTTCGCCGGCGGCGGCGAGTTTCGATCAGTTTTCCGGTTACGAGGAGCGGGGCGAGGTCTTTCGGGATCTGGTTCTCGGCTATGCCCCGAAGGTCCTGGCCCCCGAGGAGAGGCCGGAGGTGTATCACTGA
- the mraY gene encoding phospho-N-acetylmuramoyl-pentapeptide-transferase has product MLYHLLYPLHEWLGPLNVFRYITFRALYATVTAGLFVFLFMPFFIEYMRRRRLGQVIREEGPETHRDKAGTPTMGGVVMLAAVTLSVLLWGNLTNPYLWLALGTLLSFGALGLADDYLKLSRGRNLGLRAREKLLVQGVLVVLLWLALFRGLGLEPRLTFPFFKNFRPELGWFYLPFIYLVVVGTSNAMNLTDGLDGLAIVPFMVVAGVYALLAYVAGHVKFAHYLQVPYVPGAGELAVFCGALLGAGLGFLWYNAHPAEVFMGDVGSLSLGAALGAVAVMVRQELLLVVAGGLFVAEALSVMLQVGYFKLTGGRRLFRMAPLHHHFELSGWPENKVVVRFWIVSVVCGLLALSTLKLR; this is encoded by the coding sequence GTGCTTTACCATCTGCTCTATCCGCTTCACGAATGGCTGGGGCCCCTCAATGTCTTCCGTTACATCACCTTTCGGGCCCTCTACGCCACGGTTACCGCCGGTCTCTTCGTGTTTCTTTTCATGCCCTTCTTTATCGAATACATGCGCCGGAGGCGGCTGGGGCAGGTCATCCGGGAGGAGGGCCCCGAGACCCATCGCGACAAGGCCGGCACCCCCACCATGGGCGGGGTGGTGATGCTCGCGGCCGTAACCCTTTCGGTCCTCCTCTGGGGGAATCTTACCAATCCCTACCTCTGGCTCGCCCTGGGAACCCTTCTCTCCTTCGGGGCCCTGGGGCTTGCGGACGATTACCTCAAGCTTTCCCGGGGAAGGAACCTGGGCCTCCGGGCCCGGGAGAAACTTCTGGTGCAGGGAGTGCTGGTGGTCCTGCTCTGGCTGGCCCTCTTCCGGGGGCTCGGACTCGAGCCGCGGCTCACCTTCCCCTTCTTCAAAAACTTTCGTCCGGAACTGGGCTGGTTCTATCTTCCCTTTATCTATCTGGTGGTGGTGGGCACCTCGAACGCCATGAACCTCACGGACGGTCTGGACGGGCTGGCCATCGTGCCCTTCATGGTGGTGGCCGGGGTGTACGCGCTGCTCGCCTATGTGGCCGGGCATGTGAAGTTCGCCCACTACCTGCAGGTGCCCTATGTGCCCGGGGCCGGGGAACTTGCGGTCTTCTGCGGGGCGCTTCTCGGGGCCGGTCTCGGGTTCCTGTGGTATAACGCCCATCCCGCCGAGGTCTTCATGGGCGATGTGGGGTCACTTTCGCTGGGTGCGGCCCTGGGGGCCGTGGCGGTCATGGTCCGTCAGGAGTTGCTCCTGGTCGTCGCCGGAGGGCTCTTCGTGGCCGAGGCCCTTTCGGTGATGCTCCAGGTGGGTTACTTTAAGCTCACCGGGGGGCGGCGGCTCTTTCGCATGGCCCCGCTCCACCACCACTTCGAACTTTCCGGCTGGCCGGAAAACAAGGTGGTGGTTCGGTTCTGGATCGTTTCGGTCGTCTGCGGCCTTCTGGCCCTTTCCACTCTGAAGTTGAGGTGA
- a CDS encoding PASTA domain-containing protein — MRKWFFLLPISLILGGIVWQPIAGSGSPEHLFLRKEIRDREGRVIFRMERRYRLYYTGELPPPEALRPFLRKIESSDGPPYLLAEGLSPGEVTRFAGLSGVLAEEYWAPRFTSGPAFASLLRRILPRIPPSAIPRLALDWDAQEVLYRALRKDLKRGGKLGGGVVDLATGEVYALVNLPDDAPGLLLTALYPPVRDLSRAKVFGERTGIELRDSPGIYWPSGEILATPLQLVRALAERVCGRAPRLHLFKTPRSAFCYSGDRKFRTEYTYRDRNRWLWLRIWPQRRPRFAIVLAGEDVSPPREGFLEALYRVLYRWLPGGTPGEKRFRGFPDLRGLTLRAALERLPRKGLRIEFEGVGRVVRQWPRPGTPWKEVKTCKLYLDDET, encoded by the coding sequence ATGAGAAAATGGTTTTTTCTCTTACCGATCAGCCTGATTCTCGGAGGAATCGTGTGGCAACCCATCGCGGGTTCGGGAAGCCCGGAGCACCTTTTCCTCCGCAAGGAGATCCGGGATCGCGAGGGGCGGGTGATCTTTCGCATGGAAAGACGCTATCGCCTTTACTACACCGGAGAACTGCCCCCTCCCGAAGCGTTGAGGCCGTTTCTCCGAAAGATAGAGAGCTCCGACGGGCCTCCCTATCTTCTGGCCGAGGGCCTTTCCCCGGGGGAGGTCACCCGGTTTGCCGGTCTTTCCGGAGTGCTTGCGGAGGAATACTGGGCTCCGCGTTTCACCTCCGGACCCGCCTTCGCCTCCCTTCTCAGGCGGATTTTACCCCGCATCCCTCCCTCCGCGATTCCGCGCCTTGCCCTAGACTGGGATGCCCAGGAGGTCCTCTATCGGGCCCTCAGGAAGGATCTCAAACGGGGAGGGAAACTCGGGGGCGGGGTGGTGGATCTCGCCACCGGTGAGGTTTACGCGCTGGTGAATCTTCCGGACGACGCCCCTGGCCTTCTCCTTACCGCCCTTTACCCTCCGGTACGGGATCTTTCCCGGGCGAAGGTCTTCGGGGAAAGGACCGGGATCGAGCTCCGGGACTCCCCGGGGATTTACTGGCCTTCCGGGGAGATCCTGGCCACCCCTCTCCAGCTGGTTCGGGCCCTCGCGGAAAGGGTTTGCGGACGGGCTCCGCGTTTGCACCTCTTCAAGACCCCCCGTTCCGCCTTCTGCTACTCCGGAGACAGGAAATTCAGGACGGAGTATACTTATAGGGACCGAAATCGGTGGTTATGGCTTAGGATCTGGCCGCAGCGGAGGCCGCGGTTTGCCATCGTCCTGGCCGGAGAGGATGTCTCGCCTCCACGGGAGGGATTTCTCGAGGCACTTTATCGGGTGCTTTATCGCTGGCTTCCCGGAGGGACCCCGGGGGAGAAGAGGTTCCGGGGCTTTCCGGATCTCAGGGGCTTAACGCTTCGGGCGGCCCTGGAAAGGCTTCCCCGCAAGGGGCTCCGGATAGAATTCGAGGGGGTGGGCCGGGTGGTGCGGCAGTGGCCGCGCCCGGGCACCCCGTGGAAAGAGGTCAAGACCTGCAAGCTTTACCTGGACGATGAAACTTAG